From Triticum aestivum cultivar Chinese Spring chromosome 4A, IWGSC CS RefSeq v2.1, whole genome shotgun sequence, a single genomic window includes:
- the LOC123085070 gene encoding uncharacterized protein isoform X1, giving the protein MSVFFVGGPLDYLFLAQPLPQNSLGPEKSFTPLGKTMEDCAATPVRRPADPSSPSPTPSPLSLRQWRPAAQRNLRNQWSRLLAAKTRWLDAAASGRSHAATLVNAYLSRSYMPGMDLGVLKDMPRIRDRASAKLTHKEVQCREMLLSAYKEMVCAMSDLVKASHAMRCFSKVSSGSPLVRFTDRQDDLNDLGDGGGAPVYRWISMLEFENLAKELVEMFVSELRLKRLIVLDLLSINLKEGADPSLEWSDELYDGEFNEFQRIGLGSGDSFPLPENWKADVLQARRPGHTPSHEVLQVYLTSWLANVNIKTSRIDEIFELVEEEMQIKLR; this is encoded by the exons ATGTCGGTTTTTTTTGTAGGTGGCCCACTGGATTATTTGTTTCTAGCTCAGCCACTGCCTCAGAATAGTTTAGGACCTGAGAAGTCCTTTACTCCATTAGGCAAAACAATGGAGGACTGTGCAGCCACCCCTGTTCGCCGCCCTGCCGACCCCTCTTCCCCATCCCCAACCCCATCTCCCTTATCTCTGCGCCAGTGGCGCCCAGCGGCGCAGCGCAACCTGCGCAACCAGTGGTCGCGCCTGCTTGCCGCCAAGACCCGGTGGCTGGACGCCGCCGCCAGCGGCCGCTCCCATGCCGCCACGCTCGTCAACGCCTACCTCTCCCGCAG TTACATGCCAGGGATGGATTTGGGGGTGCTCAAGGACATGCCCAGGATCCGCGACAGGGCGAGCGCCAAATTGACCCACAAGGAG GTGCAATGCCGCGAGATGCTTCTATCAGCCTACAAGGAGATG GTCTGTGCCATGTCCGACTTGGTTAAAGCTTCTCATGCCATGCGGTGTTTCTCCAAAGTATCTTCTGGTAGCCCACTAGTCCGATTTACTGATCGGCAGGATGATTTGAATGATTTAGGGGATGGTGGAGGAGCTCCAGTATACAGATGGATCTCCATGTTAGAATTTG AAAACCTCGCCAAAGAGCTTGTTGAGATGTTTGTTTCAGAGCTACGATTGAAG AGACTGATTGTCTTGGACCTCCTGTCAATTAACTTAAAAGAAGGTGCAGATCCTTCATTAGAATGGTCAGATGAGTTATATGACGGGGAATTCAACGAATTTCAGAGGATTGGCCTGGGGTCTGGAGACAGCTTCCCACTACCTGAGAATTGGAAGGCTGATGTCTTACAGGCACGGCGACCTGGACATACCCCATCCCATGAGGTTTTACAG GTTTATTTAACCTCTTGGCTTGCTAATGTGAACATCAAGACGAGTAG AATTGACGAAATATTTGAGCTTGTTGAGGAAGAGATGCAGATCAAATTGCGTTGA
- the LOC123085070 gene encoding uncharacterized protein isoform X2 has protein sequence MEDCAATPVRRPADPSSPSPTPSPLSLRQWRPAAQRNLRNQWSRLLAAKTRWLDAAASGRSHAATLVNAYLSRSYMPGMDLGVLKDMPRIRDRASAKLTHKEVQCREMLLSAYKEMVCAMSDLVKASHAMRCFSKVSSGSPLVRFTDRQDDLNDLGDGGGAPVYRWISMLEFENLAKELVEMFVSELRLKRLIVLDLLSINLKEGADPSLEWSDELYDGEFNEFQRIGLGSGDSFPLPENWKADVLQARRPGHTPSHEVLQVYLTSWLANVNIKTSRIDEIFELVEEEMQIKLR, from the exons ATGGAGGACTGTGCAGCCACCCCTGTTCGCCGCCCTGCCGACCCCTCTTCCCCATCCCCAACCCCATCTCCCTTATCTCTGCGCCAGTGGCGCCCAGCGGCGCAGCGCAACCTGCGCAACCAGTGGTCGCGCCTGCTTGCCGCCAAGACCCGGTGGCTGGACGCCGCCGCCAGCGGCCGCTCCCATGCCGCCACGCTCGTCAACGCCTACCTCTCCCGCAG TTACATGCCAGGGATGGATTTGGGGGTGCTCAAGGACATGCCCAGGATCCGCGACAGGGCGAGCGCCAAATTGACCCACAAGGAG GTGCAATGCCGCGAGATGCTTCTATCAGCCTACAAGGAGATG GTCTGTGCCATGTCCGACTTGGTTAAAGCTTCTCATGCCATGCGGTGTTTCTCCAAAGTATCTTCTGGTAGCCCACTAGTCCGATTTACTGATCGGCAGGATGATTTGAATGATTTAGGGGATGGTGGAGGAGCTCCAGTATACAGATGGATCTCCATGTTAGAATTTG AAAACCTCGCCAAAGAGCTTGTTGAGATGTTTGTTTCAGAGCTACGATTGAAG AGACTGATTGTCTTGGACCTCCTGTCAATTAACTTAAAAGAAGGTGCAGATCCTTCATTAGAATGGTCAGATGAGTTATATGACGGGGAATTCAACGAATTTCAGAGGATTGGCCTGGGGTCTGGAGACAGCTTCCCACTACCTGAGAATTGGAAGGCTGATGTCTTACAGGCACGGCGACCTGGACATACCCCATCCCATGAGGTTTTACAG GTTTATTTAACCTCTTGGCTTGCTAATGTGAACATCAAGACGAGTAG AATTGACGAAATATTTGAGCTTGTTGAGGAAGAGATGCAGATCAAATTGCGTTGA
- the LOC123085070 gene encoding uncharacterized protein isoform X3, with translation MEDCAATPVRRPADPSSPSPTPSPLSLRQWRPAAQRNLRNQWSRLLAAKTRWLDAAASGRSHAATLVNAYLSRSYMPGMDLGVLKDMPRIRDRASAKLTHKEVQCREMLLSAYKEMVCAMSDLVKASHAMRCFSKVSSGSPLVRFTDRQDDLNDLGDGGGAPVYRWISMLEFENLAKELVEMFVSELRLKRIGLGSGDSFPLPENWKADVLQARRPGHTPSHEVLQVYLTSWLANVNIKTSRIDEIFELVEEEMQIKLR, from the exons ATGGAGGACTGTGCAGCCACCCCTGTTCGCCGCCCTGCCGACCCCTCTTCCCCATCCCCAACCCCATCTCCCTTATCTCTGCGCCAGTGGCGCCCAGCGGCGCAGCGCAACCTGCGCAACCAGTGGTCGCGCCTGCTTGCCGCCAAGACCCGGTGGCTGGACGCCGCCGCCAGCGGCCGCTCCCATGCCGCCACGCTCGTCAACGCCTACCTCTCCCGCAG TTACATGCCAGGGATGGATTTGGGGGTGCTCAAGGACATGCCCAGGATCCGCGACAGGGCGAGCGCCAAATTGACCCACAAGGAG GTGCAATGCCGCGAGATGCTTCTATCAGCCTACAAGGAGATG GTCTGTGCCATGTCCGACTTGGTTAAAGCTTCTCATGCCATGCGGTGTTTCTCCAAAGTATCTTCTGGTAGCCCACTAGTCCGATTTACTGATCGGCAGGATGATTTGAATGATTTAGGGGATGGTGGAGGAGCTCCAGTATACAGATGGATCTCCATGTTAGAATTTG AAAACCTCGCCAAAGAGCTTGTTGAGATGTTTGTTTCAGAGCTACGATTGAAG AGGATTGGCCTGGGGTCTGGAGACAGCTTCCCACTACCTGAGAATTGGAAGGCTGATGTCTTACAGGCACGGCGACCTGGACATACCCCATCCCATGAGGTTTTACAG GTTTATTTAACCTCTTGGCTTGCTAATGTGAACATCAAGACGAGTAG AATTGACGAAATATTTGAGCTTGTTGAGGAAGAGATGCAGATCAAATTGCGTTGA